ACACTGCCGTGGATCCTGGCAGGTTTTTTTCTACCCGGAAGATATATGTCTAACTCTACGTCTTTATCGCGCGGGATTTCCTTATCGGTTACTATGCATAATCCTTCAGCGGATAGATTTTTCGCCTTCCCCTTTATATTTTCATCTATAGGATCAAAAAATCTAAATTTGACATTTGCGTCAAAATTAAATCTTATGAATTTTCTTCTATCATCTCTTTTATAGTTCATTTTATTTTCGAAGTACATCTAATATTATACACATAACGCGAATAAAATCAAAAAAAATTTGTGGTTTTGAGAAATAAAAAAACTTCAACAATTTCCTTGACAAAATCCGGGCTTTACTATAACCTATATTTAAGTTTTTTAATTAATTTCGAGTCGAAGAATATGTGTTTTTCAGAAAAAGCTAGTACATGCAGCAAAAAATACCGCATTTAGTCCTATTAAGTGTAGGAATGCGGTATTTTTTTATTTGCA
The Candidatus Omnitrophota bacterium DNA segment above includes these coding regions:
- a CDS encoding PilZ domain-containing protein, with product MNYKRDDRRKFIRFNFDANVKFRFFDPIDENIKGKAKNLSAEGLCIVTDKEIPRDKDVELDIYLPGRKKPARIHGSVIWTHKIKNLGKKTGTRFEAGIKLYNIDKDDENSLLRYYCERMTDNLIKYIHL